The DNA window TAACTATGGACAATGTAATACCTATAGTAGATGACGATTATTTTGAAGATGATATAGTAAATAGATTTGTAGAATTTGTAAAGATTGCCTTTGGAGAGAAAACACTAGAGGAAAATCTAGACTATATAGCAGAAACATTAGGACAAAAAACTGGCGAAACTTCAAGACAGACCATAAGAAGATATTTCTTAAAAGATTTCTATAATGACCATATAAAAACTTATCAAAAACGTCCTATATACTGGCTATTTGATAGTGGAAAACAAAACGGGCTTAAAACTCTTATATACATGCACCGCTATGATTTATCAACAGTAGCAAGGGTTAGAACAGATTACCTTCATAAACTGCAAAAAATGTACGAAGCAGAAGTAAGGAGACTAGACATACTCATAGAATCTAACCTATCACCAAGAGAAAAAGCTACTGCAATGAAGAAAAAAGACTCAATAAATAAACAAATACAAGAATGTCTAGCCTACGACCAAGTAATAGCCCATGTTGCAAACCAAAAGATAGATATAGACTTAGATGATGGAGTAGTAGTAAACTACGATAAATTCCAAGGAGTTCAAGTTCCACAAGGGGAAGGAAGGAAACCATTAAAAGCTGATTTATTGGCAAAAATATAATGGAGGTGAAAAAATGAAGTATATAGATTCAGTATATATAGATGGGTTTAGAGGATTTAAAGATTTTAAATTATCGAATTTGAAAGATATCAACTTTATTGTAGGAGAAAATAATACTGGCAAAACCTCTTTAATGGAAGCCATTAATATATTGGAATATCCAGGGGAAATAGGACACTTTATAAATGTGTTGAGACAAAGGGAAGGCTTCGATCTAAGTACTCCTTTTCATAGTTTTGAAAACAGCTTAAGTAAAAATAATTTTAATGGTTATAAAAATGTTCAGATTGAAGCAATTATCAAAAATAAAAGTATAATATGCAATGTACATGTTTTACCTTTTGAAACAATAAAGAGCGGTTCATTTAAACCTAAAGTTAAAGCCTTTGAGGGATTTATAGCATATGAGGAAATTGATTTTGAAGCAAATAGATTTGAAAATAAATTATACATAGACGAAGAAACTGATAGGCTAAAGGTTACTGATAGTGATAGTTTTTCTCCTATAAAGATGACAAGGGTAATGCCATTTGATCATGTTGATAAAGAAATAATAAATGGAGTTATCAAAAAGGGCAAAAAGTCTGAGATTATCGAAGTTATAAAACTATTTGACAAAGATATCATTGGAATAGAGACTATCCAAGAAGAAAATGGAGTTAAAACCTATATACAACACAAAACCACAGGCATGTTGCCTATTTCTGCTTATGGAGATGGATTAAAAAAAGTGATTTATCTATCTTCAGGTATAATCAATACAAAAGAAGGGGTCTTACTAATTGACGAAATAGAAACTGCAATTCATTACAATGCATTGAAGGAAGTATTTGAATGGATTATAGAAGCTGCCAATAGGTATAAAGTACAGATATTTGCAACAACTCATAGCTCAGAGGCCCTAGATGCATTGATGGAATGTGCTATGGGATTAAAGGGAGAACAATATTTAAAAGAATCTATAAATATCATTACCTTAAAAAAAGGTGATGATTATTACCATACCAAGGTAAGAGTTTTAGATGGCCTCGAGGCATATAAATTTAGAGAAGATTTTAATATGGAGTTGAGAGGATGAAAAATATAATTTTTTGTGAGGGGAAAACAGATGCAATCCTTCTGAGCTATTATCTTGGTGAAGTAGTAAGGTGGAGCTTTAATAAAAAGTTAACCAAAAACATTGGGCTACCAATAAGAAATTTTGAGAATGAAGAAGTTAATGTATATACAAAAGGTGAAGATGAACTAGTCATCTGGGCAGTAGGAGGAGCAAGTAATTTTAATTTTGCTCTAACCAATATTATCGAAGCCAACAAGGCTTTTGAAAAAGAGAATTCCTATAAAAAGCTTGTTATTCTAACGGATCGTGACCAAGCTGAAGATGATAGAGAAATATTAGAAAGATTTGAGTGCAATCTCATTAATCAAGAAATTCGTGTAGGCACTTTAAGGAATAATGAATGGAGTACTTGTAGTTACTTAAATAAATATGATGAGGAAAATGAAGTGAAAGTACTACCTATCATTATTCCTTTTAATAAAAAGGGTGGCCTAGAAACTTTTATTTTAGATGCTATTACTGATTTTGGTGAAGAGGAAGCATATATAGTAAACAAGAGTAAAGAATATATCAATGGATTTGATTTGATTAACTATCTAAATAATCAAAGACTCAAACTAAAAGGTGAATTAGCAGTTACACTTGGAACAATGTTTCCTCAAAAAACATTTACACCTATTGATTCTATGCTAAAAGATATTAACTGGGAAGAATATAGGACAATACAAGAAGGATTTAGAAAGCTAGAAGAAATATAAATAAGTAGGTGATGAAGTGAACTTAACAGAAATAAAAAAGATACTAGAAGAAAATTTAAATAAAGAGCCATCTGATGGAAAACGTAGAAATATAGTATTCTGGTATGACTCAGATGGAGAATTTACAGAAGAAATTAATGAACTAGAACTTGAAAACGCTAAGATTTTGCACTTAACTGATAGAAACAGCTTTTATATAAAGCATATACTCGAAAAAGAAGACACAACTTCAAATTATCTGATTTATTCACCTAACCCTAAGCCATTACCAAGAGAAAACTGGCTATTAGATATTGAAAAGTACAGTACACAGTTTTCAACTGACAAAGCAACTGTCATGATGAGAAATCTAGGGGTAGAGGATGAAACTCTAAGAAATGTATTTAAGAAACATATAAAATTCTTTAATAACAAGGAAAGATATAAAAAGTTTTCCTCATATAATATTCAAAACTATACAGAGGAAAAGGTTGAAGTTGGAGTTTTATCTTCTCTTTGTAAACTACCGATCATAGACTTTGATTTAGTAGTCAAAACTCTACTGATAGAAGAAATAAAGGGTGAGGATAGATATTTAGAAGAGATTAATAAGTTTGGGGATATAGATGTATTCTGGAACATAGTAGAGAAAAAGTATGGATATCACCTAGAAGAAAGAAATCTTGAACAGCTAATGCTTATGTTCTTAATAACAAGCTTAAGCTCTAATCTAGAGGCAAGAATATCAAGTACCTGGGAGAAGTTCATTTCCTCAAAGAAAAGTGATGTCATTATATTTATTGACCATTTTATGAGTCATTCTGTGGACCATGAAATGTATGATGCTATGGCTAATAATATGGAGAAAAAGCTAAATATAAAGGAATATATCAAGAGATGGGACATAGAGGATTATATTAAATGTGATAACTTCAGAGCTTTCGATGAAGAAATAATAAGTAGATTAATTACAAATTTAGTAGAAAACACTGGAGAATATGAGAATTATAGAAAGATCATTAACAGAAGAAAAACTACTCATTGGTACAATAAATTAAGTAATGAGTATGAAACACTATATTACGGAATGGAAATTTTAAGGCTAGAAAACGAATTACAGAAATCTATTAAAGGATTCACAGCATATGAACTATTAGAAAACTATACTAAAGCCTATTATCTTTTCGACTATTTTTATAGGAAATTCTATTTAGCTTATGACAACATAGATAATAAAGACAGTTTTTCTGAGCTTGTAGAGGTAATTGAAAATATTTATACAAATTGGTATTTAGAAGAACTGTCTATGAAATGGTCCCAAATTATTGAAAATGAGCTTATTAATGATATAAGAATTAGTGGACTTACAAAACAGCATGATTTTTATTCTCAATATGTTTCACCATATATACGAAATGAGGAAAGAGTATTTGTAATCATATCAGATGCATTCAGATATGAAGCTGCAAAGGAATTTAGTGATATACTAAATAGAGATAGAAGAGGTAAGGCTGAGCTTTCATTTATGCAGGGAGTCATGCCTTCTTATACAAAGCTAGGAATGGCGACACTACTTCCACATAAGCAAATAGAGATTAATGATAAATCCGAGGTAATAGTAGATGGCTTAAATTCATCAGGAACAGAAAACAGGCAAAAAATACTTTCAAACTACTCAACAGATGTAGTAGCTATACAGTATAACCATATTAAGGATATGAGTAGGGCAGAATACAAGGAAGTATTTGAGGGAAAGAAGCTAATCTATATCTATCACAATGCTATTGATGCTATAGGGGACAAGGCTTCTACGGAAAGAGATGTATTTCCAGCAGTTGAAAAGACATTTGAGGATTTAAATAACTTAATTAAGAATCTAGTCAACAATGTAAGTGCTACAAATATTTACATTACAGCAGATCATGGATTTATTTACAGAAGGTCATCATTACAGGAATATAACAAAATAGGAAAAGCTGATGTAAAGGCAATAGATGAGGGAAGAAGATTTATCCTTTCTGAAGACAAGATTGAAGAGCAGGGGCTGTTATCTATACCTATGAAGTATTTACTTGGAGAAGAATCAAGGCTAAATGCAATAATTCCAAAAGGCGTTACTAGATTTAGAGTACAAGGTGCTGGTGATAATTATGTTCATGGTGGTGGTGCTCTTCAGGAAATAATCATTCCTGTGATTAAGTTTAAAAATATCAGAAAAGACGAATTCAAATCATCTAAGGTAGAAGTGAAGCTTACAAATATATCAAGGAAGATTACAAATAGAATTATCTACCTAGAATTCTTCCAAACAGAAAAGGTAGAGGAAAAGAAAACTCCTATTAGATTGAGACTTTACTTTGTAGATGAGGAAGATAACAGAATTTCTAATGAAAATATTATTATTGCTGATAGTAGATCATCCAAACCTGAAGAACGTACATTTAGAGAGAGATTTACATTAAAGGATCAAGCTTATGATAAGGGTAAAAAATATTATTTAGTTATGGAAGATGAGGATGAAACAGCAGAAAAAGTCTACGACAAAGTACCATTTATGATTGACTTAGCAATTGTAAATGACTTTGGATTTTAATAGTAGGTAGGTGGGCTACGTGGAAATCACAGACAAAGAAACAAACTTAAAAGAAAAATTAAATAAACATTTTGCTGGAATAATAGTGAGAAAGGACTTAACTAAAAAACAAAGAAGGTGCTAATGTACCTGTATATGTACTAGAGTACCTTCTAGTATAGGAGGAACAATATTTACTAATTATTTTCCCCCAGTACAAGTTTTATTTCACGCATATTCCCCATATAATGTAACTATAATGGGGAGGGGTTTGTTTATGTCTAGGCGCACTTTTATAGTTACTGTAGGTTTTTTATGCATACTTGTAGTTCTTCTCATAGGAGACTTTATTATAACCAATACAAGCACCTATAAAAATAAGAATAGAGACGGAAAGCTTGTAGAAATATATAATGAAAATGATGATTTGAAAGATAGAAACTTATCTATACTCATAGAGATAGATTCAAAGTTGCTATATTTAATTGATACTGATACTAATGAGATAGTAAAAAAATATGTTGTGGCTACAGGAAAGCCAGAAACTCCAACTCCCATTGGAAGCTTTAAGATAGCACATAAGGCAATTTGGGGTGAAGGCTTTGGAACTAGATGGATGGGGCTAGATGTTCCTTGGGGAAGATATGGAATCCATGGTACAAACAAACCTCAATCTATTGGCTTTAATGCTTCTCAAGGATGTATTAGAATGAACAATAGAGATGTGGAGGAGCTTTATGATTTTGTAAAGCAGGGAACTAGTGTTGCAATAGTAGGAGGACCCTATGGACCCTTTAATCATGGATTCAGGGTTTTAATGCATGGAGATAGGGGAGCAGATGTACAAGAGGTTCAGAAAAGGCTGAAACAATTAGGATATTATACTGGATCAATAGACGGTGTATTTGGTAATGGACTTAGGGCAGCTGTCATTAAATTCTATGCTGCTAATAAAATGCCTAAGAATGATAGGATAGACTTAGATGTCTATGAAAAGCTTAATATAGTTTTAATGGATTAGTTTTATATTAATCATCGAATAATATAATTATAGATATGATTAATTTATAACAATCTGGGTATAAACATGACATATGACAGAAAATCATAATAATTTCAAGGTACTTAGGAGGGAAAATAATGTTATCAGAAAAACTAGAAAAAGCATTAAATGATCAAATGAATTTTGAATTTTTATCAGCTCATTATTATCTTGCTATGGCAGCATATTTTGAAGATCAAGATTTAAGTGGTTTTGGCCATTTCTTTATAGTTCAGGCAGAAGAAGAAAGATTCCATGCAATGAAGTTCTATAACTTTATCAATGAAATGGATGAAAGAGCCACTATACAGGCTATAAGTGAACCTCAAAACGAATTCAAATCTTATATTGATGTATTTGAAACTGCATTAAAGCATGAAAAAGAAGTGACTAAAAGAATCTATAATTTAATGGATATAGCAACTGAAGAAAGAGAGCATGCGACTATAAGCTTCCTAAAATGGTTTATAGATGAACAAGTAGAAGAAGAAGCAAGCATGAAAAATATTATCAAGAAGCTACAAAGAATAGGCGATGACAATCATGCTGTGTATGCACTAGACCAAGAATTATCAGCACGTGTATTTACTCCTCCAGCTGAATAATTGGCGCAGAAAAGTACATTAAACAAAAAAACAAAGGCAGCTTTATGCTACCTTTGTTTTTTTATTTGTATTATATTATATGGACATTTTATTCACTACTATCTAGTAGTTCCACCTAAGTTTCTTTGGGCCATTTCTACTAGTCTTTTTGTCATATATCCACCAACATAACCATTTTGTCTAGAAGATAGATTTCCTTTATCTGTTGTTTGGTAGTTGCTTAAACCAAGTTCGCTAGCTATTTCAGTCTTCATTTGATTAAGAGCTTGACGAGCCTCAGGAACTACTATTTTGTTATTGTTATTGTTAGGCATTGTTATCCTCCCTTCATTAGTTATTTAATGCTTTGTAGTAGTATTATGTGTAATTATTGTTGGTGTAAACCAAGTAAATTTAACTATTAGTGGATTACAATACCAAGATATTGATAAAGTTTACAGTATAAAAATCAAAATTAGCAGAGTGCCATTTTAATTCCAAATAGTATCAATATGATTCCACCTAAAAGAGTTGCGTAATTCTTTAGGAAAAAACTTTTACGCATTTTTTTACTAATTATTAAACCGATAGCTGTAAGCAAAGAGCATATAAACCCTATAACAGAAGAATTTCTCACTATAAGTGTTTCGATATTAAAATTGCTAAACAGAGTAAATCCTATAACTAAGGCATCAATACTTACGCATATACCTAAAAGCATAATTATTATGAAATTTAAATTGCTCAATTTTTCTTCCTTTGAAAGGCCTTCCTTAAACATTAGCATGCCAACTAAAAAAACTATTATACCTCCAAGCCTAGATGATAAATGAAATATATACATGTTAAAAAGCCCACCAAAGCAACCACCCACAGTAACAAATAAAAACTGAAAAAAACCAAAAACCATTATCAATATAACTGCCTTTTTTTTAGTGGTCTTTTTATTAAGACCTACCGAAAATGCAATACTAAAGGCATCAAGTCCAAGAGCTATAGAGATAATGGTTAAGTTATAAAAATGCATAAAAATCCCCCTAAGCGATTTTTACTAAAAAAGTATAGCTACAACTATCATATTAACAATACTGTGCTAAATATTAATAAATGTTGTAAAAAGCTTGAGATAATATTATAATGAATGTGATATTGAGTAATAAAGGGGAGTAGCTAGCAGGAGACTGTTTAATTAGTCGTCAGCACGGCCTAAGGCCCGGCTAATTATTTATAGCAAGACCTTTATTTAGACATTTTTATGTTTAAATAGAGGTCTTTTTATATATAAAAAAATAAACAAGGGGGAAAAAACTTGGAGCAATTAACAATGGGAATTAAAAGTCTTACACTTGGAAATCTAGGAATGTTTATTATAGGTGGCTTTTTAATATACCTAGCAATAAAAAAAGATTTCGAACCTATGCTTCTTTTGCCTATTGGATTTGGAGCGATTTTGACAAATCTTCCTGTTATTGAGGGCATACCTGGCATAGCAAGTCCAGAGGGCGTATTAGGAATACTAAAAGATGCAGGTATAACTACAGAACTATTTCCTGCATTAATATTTATTGCAGTGGGGGCAATGATAGATTTTGAGCCGCTTTTGAAGATGCCTTCCATGTTATTCTTTGGAGCAGCAGCACAGTTTGGAATATTTATGACATTATTATTTGCACTACTTCTAGGTTTTGATATAAATGATGCTGCAGCCATAGGTATTATAGGAGCAGCAGATGGACCTACTTCCATCTTTGTTGCCAGTAGGTTTTCGCCTAAATATTTTGGGGCTATATCTGTAGCCGCATATTCTTATATGGCTTTAGTACCATTAATACAGCCACCAGTTATTAAATTGCTTACTACAAAAGATGAACGAAAAATAAGAATGGAGTATAAAGATGTAAAGATATCTAAGATGGTAAAGATACTTTTTCCTATTCTGGTTACAATTGTGGCTGGAATTATAGCGCCTATTAGTGTTACACTAGTTGGCTTATTGATGTTTGGAAACTTAATAAGAGAATCCGGAGTTCTAGAAAGACTTTCAAAATCTGCTCAAAATGAATTAGCAAACCTTGTAACCTTACTTTTGGGTATAACAATTGGTTCCACAATGCATGCATCAGAATTTTTACAGCTTGATACATTGAAGATATTGGGATTAGGACTATTTGCTTTCGTATTTGATACAGCGGGTGGAGTAATATTTGCAAAATTTTTAAACCTATTCGTAAAGAAAAAGTACAATCCTATGGTTGGAGCAGCTGGTATTTCAGCTTTTCCTATGTCAGCTAGGGTAATACAAAGGCTTGCAAAGGAAGAGGACCCAACAAACTTCATATTGATGCAGGCTGTAAGTGCAAACGTGGCAGGACAGATAGGCTCTATCATTGCGGGAAGCGTAATAGTCGCATTGCTTTCTCAAGGAGGTTTTTAATATGGAGAATATTGGAGCAGGCTTAGAAATGATGCTATATGGCATAGCAACCACTTTTTCAATTTTAATCATATTTTATTTTGGAATCAAATTCTTAACAAAAATATTCCCTGAAAAATAATACATAATCATCCTCTTTTTTAAATATGCATATATAAGAAGGGGATGATTTTATGTTGTCACCAAGCTTAGAGGATTATCTAGAAGAGGCCTATAGGCTAAGTACTTATAATAAAGAAATAAGGATAAAGGATGTCTCTGAATGCTTAAATGTTTCTATGCCATCTGTTGTAAAAGGCCTTAGAAAATTAAATCGATTAGGATATATAGTATATCAACCATATGAAAAAATTGAATTAACTGATAGAGGAAAGATAAAAGGCTCTTTTCTTGTGGAGAGAAATAAAATACTAAAGGATTTTGTTGGAATGATTGGGGCAGATTGTGATATAAAACAGGAAGCAGAAGCAATGGAGCATTACCTTACCATATCTACTATAAAAGCCATCGAAAAGCTAGTGAAGTTTTTTACCGAAAATGAAAAGCTTCTATTAGAGTTTAGAAATTATAAAGCTGAAAGTATATTGGATGATTAACAAAAGGTATGTTTGCAAGGATAAGCAAACATACCTTTTGTGTAATTACGCTATGCTATACCCAAAACAGTAAACAAGATTCTTATAGCAAAGGTAACAGCTATAGCTATTCCTGTAGTTAGTACAAGTGTAAATAGAGGCCATTTTATACCATTGGATTCCTTGCGCATTGTCAATAAAGTAGTTGCACATGGAAAATGTAATAGAGAGAAAAGCATAAAGTTGAATCCAGTTACCCAAGTCCAGCCATTGTCTATTAGAAGGCTCTTTAGTGTATGCAGGTTATCAAATTCAAGCATAGCCCCTTGAGACATATAGCTCATTATCAGTATTGGAAGAACAATTTCATTGGCTGGAAGACCTAGTATAAAGGCCATAAGTATAAATCCATCTAAACCTAGGAGTTTTCCAAAGGGCTGAAGAAATCCAGCACTTAAATTTAACAAGCTAGTATCGCCTATCATAATATTTGCAAATAGCCAGGTTATAGCACCAGCAGGAGCTGCAACTATAATTGCTCTGCCAAGTACAAACAGGGTTCTATCTAGGAGAGATCTCACAAGTATTTTACCAATCTGTGGTTTTCTATAGGGAGGTAGCTCTAGAGTAAATGATGAAGGAACTCCCTTTAAAATTGTGGATGATAAGAGCCTAGATACTATTAGGGTGACAATTATTCCAATAAGTATCATAAAGACCACAGATAATGTTGCCAATATGGAGCTGGACCTTTCACCAATTATGCCCAACCCACCAAAAAAAATAGTTGATATAGCTATAAGTGTTGGAAATCTACCATTACATGGAACAAAATTATTAGTTATCATTGCTATTAGCCTTTCTCTTGGCGAATCTATAATACGGCAGGCTACTATTCCAGCAGCATTGCAACCAAAGCCCATGCTCATAGTTAGAGATTGCTTTCCATGGGTGCCTGCTTTTCTAAATGCATTATCTAAATTAAAGGCGACTCTAGGCAGGTATCCTAAGTCTTCTAAAAGAGTAAATAAGGGGAAAAATATAGCCATTGGAGGAAGCATTACTGCAACTACCCATGCTAAAGTCCTATACATTCCAAGAATTAGTATTCCATGCAACCAATTAGGTGCATTAACATATATGAAAAAGCTGCTTAAATTATCTTCAAACCCAAATAGTACATTTGCAAGCAATTGAGAAGGATAGTTTGCTCCTTCTATAGTTATCCAAAATACTACACCTAACAGAAGCAGCATGATAGGGTATCCCGTTAATTTTGAAGTCAAAATATCATCTAGCTTTTTATCCCAGTTTATTTTTCTTTTATCATTGACAAGAACAACTGAGTTAGCTATGTTTTCAGCCTTTTCATATATTGTTGCGACAATACTATCACCGAGAGATTCACTATCCATGATTTTTTTAGATATGAATTCTTCTAGATTATTAATGGATATGTCAGTTTTATAATCCATATTTTACACCTCAGCTTCCATATGAACATCTTTCATTAAAAATTCCTGTATAGATTCTAATATACTATTGTCGCCGTCAATAAGTCTCAATGCTATCCATCTTGCATTATAATTTTCTCTTACAAACTCAGGGAGATTTTCTATTATTTCAGATACTAAAGATTCAATTTTATCATTGTAGATAATTTTCAAAGGCTTTGGCTGAAGTTTTTCTTCTATCATCTCATCTATTGTTTCCTTTAACATATCTACTCCCGTTCCATCTCTAGCAACCATTGGAATTACAGGTATTTTTAGCTCTTCTTCTAATTTAGATATATCAATTTTTATACCTTTTCTGGCGGCTTCATCTATTAAATTGAGACAAAGTATTACATTATCAGCTAATTCCATTATTTGAAGTGTGAGATTTAGATTTCTTTCAAGGCATGTAGCATCTGCAATAACTATTGTAATCTTAGGATTTCCAAAGCATATGAAATCTCTAGCAACTTCTTCTTCCTGAGAGTTAGCGAGAATAGAATAGGTTCCAGGTAAATCGACTAATAAATATTCCTTATCCTTGTACTTAAAGCTTCCCTGAGCATTTGAAACGGTTTTGCCAGGCCAATTTCCTGTATGTTGATTTAATCCTGTGAGATAATTAAACAAAGTGCTTTTTCCTGTGTTTGGATTACCTGCAAGGGCAATAATAATTTGTTCCTCAGCTTTTTTTGTTAAATTAAACTTTTCCTTTAAAAGCGATAATCCGCTAGATTGACTAGTGAGACCCATCCTTTTCCTCCTTGATATTTCATATTTCTAAATTATAGTGGCTTTACAATTATATTTTGTGCTTCTTCTTTTCTTAAAGCAATTATAGAACCTCTTATATTAAAGGCTATAGGATTGCCTGATGGACTTAACCTCTCTACAGAAATAGTAGAGTTTGGAATAATCCCTAAATCAAGAAATCTTCTTCTAGTTATACCGCTATTTAATATTTCTTTAATTCTTGCTGTTTTACCTACTGGTAATTGATTCAGTAGTATATTTTCATGTTTTAACTGGTTAAATTTTATTGAAACATTATTATAAGTTTCCATTTTCATACCCCCAATTTAGTAGTTATGTATTAGCCTGGGCTAACAATTGTAAAAAATTAGCCTAGGCTAATGATTATAATAAAAAAATAATCATATTATGTTATTGGGCTTTTCAGTTTTTTCTCTGATATTGTCATTATATTTTTTACTAAAAAAAGTGTTACATTTACACCTTGAAGAATATGAATTAATATGCTAGTATAAAGAAAAGCTTAAAGGAAGCTGGTTAATATGCTATATAATTCTTTTATAAATCAAATAAATAAGGTTCATCATCACTAGAGAGAGTTTGTGTCTATAAGATATAAGTGTAGATGCAAGCTCTATTGGTATTTGTTTAGAGCTTGCATCTAGTGGTGATAACTGTTTTGAATCAGAGCCATGTAGGTGCGTACCTATGTGGTTTTTTTATTAAAAAAATTGAGGAGGAATAGAGAAATGAAATTACAGAATTTAAAGGGAACAAAGGATTTTTTACCAGAAGAGCAGATAATAAGAGATAAGATTAAAAGAACACTGGAGGACACATTTCAAAGATATGGATATATGCCTCTGGAAACACCTATGCTTTGTAGCTTTAACCTTTTAGCTTATAAGTATGGAGGAGGAGATGAAATATTAAAAGAGATTTATAGATTAAGTGACCAAGGCAGTAGAGAACTGGGATTGAGATATGACTTAACTACTCCTCTTGCAAAGGTAATAGGAATGAATCCTTATCTTAATATGCCATTTAAGCGATATGAAATTGGAAAGGTTTTTAGAGATGGCCCTGTAAAAACAGGTAGAATGAGAGAATTCATTCAATGTGATGTAGATATAGCAGGGTTAAAATCTATGATGGCAGAGGCAGAGCTTATGTCAATGGTAGTCAGCGTATTTGATGAACTGAAATTAGAAGTATATATTTCGTATAATAACCGAAAGCTTCTCTATGGCATTTTAATAGGAGTTGGAGTAGCGGAACAAGAGATTAATGAGGTAGTACTTACATTAGATAAGCTAGAAAAAATAGGGCAAGATGGCATTCAAAAGGAAATGCTTGAAAAGGGAATAGATGAAAGTATAATAGATAAAATACTCATATTAATAAATGATAAGAACCTGTGTAACCTTGAATATCTTTTAAAAGCCTATGATAATCCACTAGTTAATGAGGGCATAGATGAGCTTAAAGAGTTAAATGATTTTCTAGAGGAACTAGGTATAATTAAGTATACTAAATTTAATCCATTCTTAGCTAGAGGCTTAGATATATATACTGGAACTGTGTATGAAGTATTTTTATCAGATAATAGTATATCTTCAAGTATAGCGGCAGGCGGTAGATATGACAAAATAATTGGTTCATTTTTAAATAATGGCAATGAATACCCAGCAGTAGGTTTAACTTTTGGACTCGATGTAATATATGCAGCTATGACCTTAAGGCCTGAAATTCAATCCACATCTTTAATTGATAT is part of the Proteiniborus sp. MB09-C3 genome and encodes:
- a CDS encoding L,D-transpeptidase family protein, giving the protein MSRRTFIVTVGFLCILVVLLIGDFIITNTSTYKNKNRDGKLVEIYNENDDLKDRNLSILIEIDSKLLYLIDTDTNEIVKKYVVATGKPETPTPIGSFKIAHKAIWGEGFGTRWMGLDVPWGRYGIHGTNKPQSIGFNASQGCIRMNNRDVEELYDFVKQGTSVAIVGGPYGPFNHGFRVLMHGDRGADVQEVQKRLKQLGYYTGSIDGVFGNGLRAAVIKFYAANKMPKNDRIDLDVYEKLNIVLMD
- a CDS encoding DUF3226 domain-containing protein, whose protein sequence is MKNIIFCEGKTDAILLSYYLGEVVRWSFNKKLTKNIGLPIRNFENEEVNVYTKGEDELVIWAVGGASNFNFALTNIIEANKAFEKENSYKKLVILTDRDQAEDDREILERFECNLINQEIRVGTLRNNEWSTCSYLNKYDEENEVKVLPIIIPFNKKGGLETFILDAITDFGEEEAYIVNKSKEYINGFDLINYLNNQRLKLKGELAVTLGTMFPQKTFTPIDSMLKDINWEEYRTIQEGFRKLEEI
- a CDS encoding AAA family ATPase, producing MKYIDSVYIDGFRGFKDFKLSNLKDINFIVGENNTGKTSLMEAINILEYPGEIGHFINVLRQREGFDLSTPFHSFENSLSKNNFNGYKNVQIEAIIKNKSIICNVHVLPFETIKSGSFKPKVKAFEGFIAYEEIDFEANRFENKLYIDEETDRLKVTDSDSFSPIKMTRVMPFDHVDKEIINGVIKKGKKSEIIEVIKLFDKDIIGIETIQEENGVKTYIQHKTTGMLPISAYGDGLKKVIYLSSGIINTKEGVLLIDEIETAIHYNALKEVFEWIIEAANRYKVQIFATTHSSEALDALMECAMGLKGEQYLKESINIITLKKGDDYYHTKVRVLDGLEAYKFREDFNMELRG
- the pglZ gene encoding BREX-1 system phosphatase PglZ type A — its product is MNLTEIKKILEENLNKEPSDGKRRNIVFWYDSDGEFTEEINELELENAKILHLTDRNSFYIKHILEKEDTTSNYLIYSPNPKPLPRENWLLDIEKYSTQFSTDKATVMMRNLGVEDETLRNVFKKHIKFFNNKERYKKFSSYNIQNYTEEKVEVGVLSSLCKLPIIDFDLVVKTLLIEEIKGEDRYLEEINKFGDIDVFWNIVEKKYGYHLEERNLEQLMLMFLITSLSSNLEARISSTWEKFISSKKSDVIIFIDHFMSHSVDHEMYDAMANNMEKKLNIKEYIKRWDIEDYIKCDNFRAFDEEIISRLITNLVENTGEYENYRKIINRRKTTHWYNKLSNEYETLYYGMEILRLENELQKSIKGFTAYELLENYTKAYYLFDYFYRKFYLAYDNIDNKDSFSELVEVIENIYTNWYLEELSMKWSQIIENELINDIRISGLTKQHDFYSQYVSPYIRNEERVFVIISDAFRYEAAKEFSDILNRDRRGKAELSFMQGVMPSYTKLGMATLLPHKQIEINDKSEVIVDGLNSSGTENRQKILSNYSTDVVAIQYNHIKDMSRAEYKEVFEGKKLIYIYHNAIDAIGDKASTERDVFPAVEKTFEDLNNLIKNLVNNVSATNIYITADHGFIYRRSSLQEYNKIGKADVKAIDEGRRFILSEDKIEEQGLLSIPMKYLLGEESRLNAIIPKGVTRFRVQGAGDNYVHGGGALQEIIIPVIKFKNIRKDEFKSSKVEVKLTNISRKITNRIIYLEFFQTEKVEEKKTPIRLRLYFVDEEDNRISNENIIIADSRSSKPEERTFRERFTLKDQAYDKGKKYYLVMEDEDETAEKVYDKVPFMIDLAIVNDFGF
- a CDS encoding ferritin; translated protein: MLSEKLEKALNDQMNFEFLSAHYYLAMAAYFEDQDLSGFGHFFIVQAEEERFHAMKFYNFINEMDERATIQAISEPQNEFKSYIDVFETALKHEKEVTKRIYNLMDIATEEREHATISFLKWFIDEQVEEEASMKNIIKKLQRIGDDNHAVYALDQELSARVFTPPAE
- a CDS encoding alpha/beta-type small acid-soluble spore protein: MPNNNNNKIVVPEARQALNQMKTEIASELGLSNYQTTDKGNLSSRQNGYVGGYMTKRLVEMAQRNLGGTTR
- a CDS encoding manganese efflux pump; protein product: MHFYNLTIISIALGLDAFSIAFSVGLNKKTTKKKAVILIMVFGFFQFLFVTVGGCFGGLFNMYIFHLSSRLGGIIVFLVGMLMFKEGLSKEEKLSNLNFIIIMLLGICVSIDALVIGFTLFSNFNIETLIVRNSSVIGFICSLLTAIGLIISKKMRKSFFLKNYATLLGGIILILFGIKMALC